In a single window of the Desulfovibrio mangrovi genome:
- a CDS encoding phage tail protein — MPNYYTILTEKGKAKLAAAQNGTPVQIAEFALGDGNGSDIVPSEAMTALVHEVHKRPVNSIYIHAQNPSWTVVEVVVPQDVGGFTVREIGMYDADGDLFAIGGYPATYKPLLDSGVGKELCIRAVLTISNASTIKLSIDPSVVTATREFVDRAMETHNDSPTAHGAAFQALANHIEDTDDPHQTIPAGGEPGQVLIRQQDGSLAWGSVGGMPVGTLHFPSTGKPDPGSVAVNVKQKFLRTVYPQLVARVLNDGGYLATEEAWDAAAAANEGSCGRYALTDTHIILPCYRHYWAAAQAGIEGKAAGDWAGDAIRNITGEWEGAAATGLNPPEGLGAIRASYISGQEAAGVTGPSRGFSFDASRVVPTADENRPKTSYLLPCIKVADVPTNAAEVDMLALAALVAEINGNKVDRSEWVTLVPDRAWQRPDGIIEQIGTVSFPTSGDSSLAIIFPIPFPNKTLHGEWHIWDASLSSVIGTNVRDVGLSGMTLVADKDTAQSITVQAHYYAFGR, encoded by the coding sequence GTGCCCAATTACTACACCATTCTGACTGAGAAAGGGAAAGCCAAGCTTGCCGCGGCACAGAACGGCACGCCTGTGCAGATTGCCGAGTTCGCGCTGGGCGACGGCAACGGCAGCGACATTGTGCCCAGCGAGGCCATGACAGCGCTGGTGCATGAGGTGCACAAGCGCCCTGTGAATTCCATTTACATCCATGCCCAGAACCCCAGCTGGACCGTGGTGGAAGTGGTTGTGCCACAGGACGTGGGCGGCTTCACCGTGCGCGAGATTGGCATGTATGATGCCGATGGCGACCTTTTCGCCATCGGTGGCTACCCTGCCACCTACAAACCCCTGCTGGACAGCGGCGTGGGCAAGGAGCTGTGCATTCGCGCCGTACTGACGATCAGCAACGCTTCCACCATCAAGCTGTCCATCGATCCGTCCGTTGTCACAGCCACGCGAGAGTTCGTGGATCGGGCCATGGAAACGCATAACGATAGCCCCACCGCTCACGGTGCAGCCTTTCAGGCTCTTGCAAACCACATTGAGGATACGGACGACCCGCACCAGACGATACCTGCAGGCGGCGAACCGGGGCAGGTGCTCATCAGGCAACAGGACGGCTCCCTTGCGTGGGGCAGTGTGGGCGGAATGCCCGTGGGCACCCTGCACTTCCCGAGTACCGGCAAGCCGGATCCCGGCTCGGTGGCCGTGAACGTGAAGCAGAAGTTTTTGCGCACCGTTTACCCGCAGCTCGTGGCGCGAGTGCTGAACGATGGCGGCTATCTTGCGACCGAAGAAGCTTGGGATGCTGCAGCAGCAGCGAATGAAGGCTCCTGCGGTCGCTATGCTCTGACAGACACCCACATCATTCTGCCGTGCTATCGGCACTATTGGGCTGCTGCACAGGCTGGTATTGAGGGCAAGGCCGCTGGGGACTGGGCCGGAGATGCGATCCGCAATATCACCGGTGAATGGGAAGGCGCAGCCGCTACAGGACTCAACCCCCCCGAAGGTTTGGGGGCTATACGAGCGTCCTACATCTCGGGGCAAGAAGCTGCTGGTGTAACAGGTCCGAGCAGGGGCTTTAGCTTCGACGCTTCCCGCGTTGTCCCCACCGCAGACGAAAACCGCCCCAAGACCTCCTATCTGCTGCCCTGCATCAAGGTGGCCGATGTGCCGACGAATGCCGCAGAAGTGGACATGCTGGCGCTGGCTGCTCTGGTCGCTGAGATCAACGGGAACAAGGTGGACAGGAGCGAATGGGTGACACTGGTTCCTGACAGGGCGTGGCAACGCCCGGATGGTATCATTGAGCAAATTGGGACTGTTTCATTCCCGACCAGCGGGGACAGCTCTCTTGCGATTATCTTCCCCATCCCATTTCCGAATAAGACGCTACATGGCGAGTGGCACATATGGGATGCCTCGTTGTCGTCCGTTATCGGCACAAATGTTCGCGATGTCGGATTGTCGGGCATGACCCTCGTTGCGGACAAAGACACTGCGCAGTCTATCACTGTGCAAGCGCACTATTACGCATTTGGGAGGTAA
- a CDS encoding phage tail protein I, which translates to MANVREIRLVQLLPDSIDKDPTLLACAEAVDMECVRIIADIPVPAILSRVDVLQEPMLSLLAKQFRVLFWTDTLPVAKKRDLIRKALIWRMHHGTVYCVEDALATLYGNGTVRQWFEYGGAPGTFRVEVEVTDQGLDQPLYDQIDTVVAATKRHSQHPDGITVFLTGFGSPYAGAQISGGELVTVYPWEPVAPDAPPADIRFGVGYQSAEISYINPL; encoded by the coding sequence ATGGCAAATGTCCGCGAAATACGCCTTGTCCAGCTGCTGCCGGATTCCATCGACAAGGATCCCACACTGCTCGCATGTGCAGAAGCCGTCGACATGGAATGCGTCCGCATCATTGCAGACATTCCCGTGCCTGCCATCCTCTCCCGCGTGGACGTGCTGCAGGAGCCTATGCTCTCGCTGCTGGCAAAGCAATTCCGCGTCCTGTTCTGGACGGACACTCTGCCTGTTGCCAAGAAGCGCGATCTCATCCGCAAGGCGCTGATCTGGCGCATGCACCACGGCACCGTCTATTGCGTGGAAGATGCGCTTGCCACGCTCTACGGCAATGGCACGGTGCGCCAGTGGTTTGAATACGGCGGTGCGCCCGGCACCTTCCGCGTAGAAGTGGAGGTGACGGATCAGGGGCTCGACCAGCCGCTCTATGATCAGATCGACACGGTTGTGGCGGCCACCAAACGCCACAGCCAGCATCCGGACGGCATAACCGTGTTCCTGACCGGATTCGGCTCCCCATACGCGGGTGCGCAGATCTCCGGCGGCGAGCTTGTGACCGTGTACCCGTGGGAGCCTGTAGCGCCGGATGCCCCCCCTGCCGACATCCGCTTTGGCGTCGGCTATCAGAGCGCAGAAATTTCCTACATTAACCCCTTGTAG